The DNA segment ATGATTCATAATGGATATAAagcatccatcaagaagagttcAAGCAttttctaaggtaccatctgcGAGTTCTACCTCATATTTAATGTCTAGAGTTTTAATAGGCAGATTTAGTAACTTACTAAACTtatggtctacaaaggacttatcgacacctgaatcaaataaaactctagcataaatatcattaatgaggaaggtacctgttataaCCTTGTCATCATTCACCGCCTCCCTGGtgttcatctgaaagaccctagcattggtttTCTTTGCCTCATCAGGTTTCTTGGTATTCCTAGGGCAattagtcttaatgtgccctttttcattacaaccatagcagctTGCATCCTTCAAGTTTCGGCACTCCAGAGTTTTGTGCCCTTTCTTTTTGTAAATTCCACAAGGCTTAGCTTGTGGATCCTGATTGCACTTCCCAAAGTGCCTCTTATCACAAACCTTGCACCTGGGTTTGTCACTAAACTGACTTTTCTTAAACCTAGAACTACCCTTCTTCTTTTTATTCGACGGATGGGATTGATCATCTTCTCGCTTTCTCTTCCCGTCCTCAGTGATCCTCCTTGACTTACTTCTTATTGCATCAAGGGTTAGAGACAGTGAAAGATCCACAACTGATCTATAAGAAGTAGGCTTAGAAGCCTTAACATTCCCCTTGATTTCAGGGGCTAAACCACCAataaaacgcgcaatgcgttttggcTCTGGAGTGACCAAATACGGGACGAGTCGAGACATCGAGTTAAAACTAGTAACATAAGATCTACAATCTAGATCTTTCATGACCAATGTGAGGAAATCAGTCTCTACCTTTTCCACTTCATGTTGTGGGCAGTAAGTGTCTTTTATAAGCTCAACAAATTCAGCCCAAGAAAGGTTATATAGGGGAATCTTCCCTGTGGATTGCACTAAGGCTTTCCACCATGCCAGGGCGTCGCCTTTGAAGGACTGTGACACAAACTTTACAATGTCCTCCTTGGCACACCCACTGATATCAACTACTGtctccatctcatccaaccatttCATTTAATCAATAGCCCCATTTTCTCCCCTGAAATCTCTTGGTTTACAAGAGACAAAGTATTTCTAGGTACAAGTTGTACCTGGGGGTTTGATCAAGCACAATCTTTTGAGGTTCAGATCTTTGATTGGATGAATGTTGTGAATCATCCTTTCTTGTAGTTTGCTTCTTTGAAAGGGTCTTTAAATGAGTTTTAGATCGAACATTACTTGGTTCTTTAAACATCTCGTTCACAGCTTGAGCAACTGTTGTGTTTATCATGGCCTGAAGTTCGACGCCAGTAACATTTATTTTCGTATTATTATTGTCTCCTTCAACTGAGTGACTGTTAGCTTCATCGGAGCCAGCTATGATTTGAATACTAAAATCAAACAATAATGTTTTGTTTAGTTTGTATGATAAATCATCGAATTTGATGATTTGGTGATCGTGGTATTTGTAAACCATATAGACCATTTAGTTAGTAAATCAAAATTTATTTGATCATGATTTGCCTAGGTTGTAAAGGAACCA comes from the Helianthus annuus cultivar XRQ/B chromosome 4, HanXRQr2.0-SUNRISE, whole genome shotgun sequence genome and includes:
- the LOC110900179 gene encoding uncharacterized protein LOC110900179, which encodes MKWLDEMETVVDISGCAKEDIVKFVSQSFKGDALAWWKALVQSTGKIPLYNLSWAEFVELIKDTYCPQHEVEKVETDFLTLVMKDLDCRSYVTSFNSMSRLVPYLVTPEPKRIARFIGGLAPEIKGNVKASKPTSYRSVVDLSLSLTLDAIRSKSRRITEDGKRKREDDQSHPSNKKKKGSSRFKKSQFSDKPRCKVCDKRHFGKCNQDPQAKPCGIYKKKGHKTLECRNLKDASCYGCNEKGHIKTNCPRNTKKPDEAKKTNARVFQMNTREAVNDDKVITDLNLPLSSKFHPQASNNSSQNNKWKLAKL